In Notamacropus eugenii isolate mMacEug1 chromosome 1, mMacEug1.pri_v2, whole genome shotgun sequence, one genomic interval encodes:
- the HRH3 gene encoding histamine H3 receptor: MERALPDGALNVSWGPSAGEAAAPGFSAAWTVVLAVLMALLIVATVVGNALVMLAFVVDSSLRTQNNFFLLNLAISDFLVGAFCIPLYVPYVLTGKWTFGRSFCKLWLVVDYLLCTSSVFNIVLISYDRFLSVTRAVAYRAQQGNTRQAVQKMVLVWVLAFLLYGPAILSWEYLSGGSIIPEGECYAEFFYNWYFLITASTLEFFTPFLSVTFFNLSIYLNIQKRTRDRLDVGREEPGRLFSHESETNPKFSLKCWEWEQKMPRETLNLHKYEAHPSDKPDGARDSPTSSSNSSTHAPEKPRSLKRSYKPSASTSSLEKRMKMMSQSITQRFRLSRDKKVAKSLAVIVSIFGLCWAPYTLLMIIRAACHGRCIPDYWYETSFWLLWVNSAVNPILYPLCHYSFRRAFMKLLCPKKLKIQPHNSLEHGWK, translated from the exons ATGGAACGCGCCCTGCCCGACGGGGCCCTCAATGTGTCTTGGGGACCGAGTGCTGGAGAGGCTGCAGCCCCCGGCTTCTCTGCCGCCTGGACCGTGGTCTTGGCTGTGCTGATGGCGCTGCTGATCGTGGCAACCGTGGTGGGCAACGCTCTGGTCATGCTGGCCTTCGTGGTGGACTCCAGCCTCCGCACGCAGAACAACTTCTTCCTTCTCAATTTGGCCATCTCTGATTTCCTAGTAG GAGCATTTTGCATCCCCTTGTATGTGCCCTACGTGCTGACTGGGAAATGGACTTTCGGTAGGAGCTTCTGCAAGTTGTGGCTGGTGGTTGACTATCTGCTCTGCACCTCTTCAGTCTTCAacattgtgttgatcagttatGATCGGTTTCTCTCTGTTACCAGGGCG GTTGCTTATCGTGCTCAGCAAGGCAATACCAGGCAGGCAGTGCAGAAGATGGTATTGGTGTGGGTGCTGGCCTTCTTACTGTATGGACCTGCCATCTTGAGCTGGGAGTACCTGTCTGGTGGAAGCATCATCCCAGAGGGTGAGTGTTATGCTGAGTTTTTCTACAACTGGTACTTCCTCATCACAGCCTCCACACTGGAGTTCTTCACACCCTTCCTCAGTGTGACCTTCTTCAACTTAAGCATCTATCTGAACATCCAGAAACGAACCCGAGACCGGCTGGATGTGGGCCGGGAAGAGCCAGGGAGGCTCTTCAGCCATGAGTCAGAAACAAATCCCAAGTTTTCCCTGAAGTGCTGGGAGTGGGAGCAGAAGATGCCTCGGGAGACCTTGAACCTTCACAAGTATGAGGCACACCCTTCAGACAAGCCAGATGGTGCCCGAGACTCACCCACATCCAGCTCTAACAGTTCCACCCATGCTCCTGAAAAGCCGAGGTCTTTGAAAAGGAGCTACAAGCCCTCAGCATCCACCTCATCCCTAGAGAAAAGGATGAAGATGATGTCACAGAGCATCACCCAACGCTTCCGGCTGTCCAGAGACAAGAAAGTAGCCAAGTCATTGGCAGTGATTGTGAGCATCTTTGGTTTATGCTGGGCCCCCTACACCCTCCTAATGATCATTCGGGCTGCCTGCCATGGCCGCTGCATTCCTGATTACTGGTATGAGACATCCTTCTGGCTGCTCTGGGTCAACTCTGCAGTAAACCCTATCCTTTATCCTTTGTGCCACTATAGTTTCCGCAGAGCTTTCATGAAACTTCTCTGccccaagaaattaaaaatccaGCCCCACAATTCCCTGGAGCATGGCTGGAAATGA